Proteins encoded together in one Camelina sativa cultivar DH55 chromosome 9, Cs, whole genome shotgun sequence window:
- the LOC104712428 gene encoding calcium-dependent protein kinase 32, translating into MGNCCGTAGSLAQNDNNKPKKGRKKQNPFSIDYGLHHGGGNGGKPLKLIVLTDPTGREIESKYTLGRELGRGEFGVTYLCTDKENDDVFACKSILKKKLRTAVDIEDVWREVEIMRHMPVHPNVVTLKETYEDEHAVHLVMELCEGGELFDRIVARGHYTERAAAAVTKTIMEVVQVCHKHGVMHRDLKPENFLFGNKKETAPLKAIDFGLSVFFKPGERFNEIVGSPYYMAPEVLKRNYGPEVDIWSAGVILYILLCGVPPFWAETEQGVAQAIIRSVLDFRRDPWPKVSDNAKDLIRKMLDPDQRRRLTAQQVLDHPWLQNAKTAPNVSLGETVRARLKQFTVMNKLKKRALRVIAEHLSDEEASGIREGFQIMDTSQRGRINIDELKIGLQKLGHAVPQDDLQILMDAGDIDRDGYLDCDEFIAISVHLRKMGNDEHLKKAFAFFDQDNNGYIEIEELREALADEVGTSEEVVDAIIHDVDTDKDGRISYEEFVTMMKTGTDWRKASRQYSRERFNSISLKLMQDASLQVNGEK; encoded by the exons ATGGGTAATTGTTGCGGAACAGCGGGATCATTGGCTCAGAATGATAACAATAAGCCcaaaaaaggaaggaagaagcaaaACCCTTTCTCAATCGATTACGGTCTTCATCACGGTGGTGGTAATGGTGGAAAACCTCTTAAGCTTATCGTGTTGACTGATCCAACAGGTCGTGAGATCGAGTCTAAATACACCTTGGGGAGGGAGCTAGGTCGTGGTGAATTCGGTGTTACGTATCTGTGTACGGATAAAGAGAACGACGACGTTTTTGCTTGTAAAtcgattttgaagaagaagctgaggacGGCTGTTGATATTGAGGATGTTTGGAGAGAAGTTGAGATCATGAGGCATATGCCTGTTCATCCTAATGTTGTTACTTTGAAAGAGACTTATGAAGATGAGCATGCTGTTCATTTGGTTATGGAGCTTTGTGAAGGTGGTGAGTTGTTTGATAGGATTGTTGCTAGAGGTCATTACACCGAGagagctgctgctgctgttacTAAGACCATCATGGAAGTTGTTCAG GTGTGTCACAAGCATGGGGTAATGCATAGGGACCTGAAACCTGAGAACTTCTTGTTTGGAAACAAGAAGGAGACTGCACCTCTCAAGGCCATTGATTTtggtctctctgttttctttaaaCCAG GCGAGAGGTTTAACGAAATTGTTGGTAGTCCGTACTACATGGCTCCAGAGGTGCTAAAACGAAATTACGGTCCTGAAGTTGACATTTGGAGTGCAGGTGTAATTCTTTACATACTGCTCTGTGGTGTCCCACCTTTCTGGGCAG AAACTGAACAAGGAGTTGCACAGGCAATTATTAGATCTGTACTGGACTTCAGAAGGGACCCATGGCCCAAGGTTTCTGACAACGCAAAAGACCTTATCAGGAAAATGCTTGATCCTGACCAAAGGCGTCGTCTTACAGCTCAGCAAGTGCTAG ATCATCCGTGGTTACAGAATGCAAAGACAGCTCCCAATGTATCATTGGGTGAAACAGTGAGAGCAAGGCTGAAGCAGTTCACCGTCATGAACAAGCTCAAGAAACGAGCACTCAGG GTTATTGCTGAGCATTTATCAGATGAAGAAGCTTCTGGTATAAGAGAAGGGTTCCAAATAATGGACACAAGCCAAAGAGGGAGGATTAATATTGACGAGCTAAAAATCGGGTTGCAGAAACTTGGTCATGCCGTTCCCCAAGATGATTTACAAATTCTAATGGACGCT GGAGATATCGATAGAGATGGATATTTGGACTGTGATGAGTTCATTGCCATATCAGTACACCTAAGGAAAATGGGAAACGATGAGCATCTCAAGAAAGCGTTTGCGTTCTTCGATCAAGACAATAACGGGTATATCGAAATAGAGGAACTAAGAGAAGCTTTGGCTGATGAAGTTGGTACAAGCGAAGAAGTTGTTGATGCCATTATTCACGATGTTGATACCGATAAG GATGGAAGAATAAGTTACGAAGAGTTTGTGACGATGATGAAAACAGGAACAGATTGGAGAAAAGCTTCGAGACAGTACTCGAGGGAACGGTTTAACAGTATCAGTCTCAAACTGATGCAGGATGCGTCATTGCAGGTCAATGGTGAAAAATGA
- the LOC104712429 gene encoding uncharacterized protein LOC104712429: MLTLYGQERSADTASTGEASDSRDETPSSETVVRDIHAMTTTTELTRSQQRGVGGGYLSPSRSIAFSDGTASSGENFTTVSREFNALVIAGSSMDNNINGNNQSGSGHRDVIRDERNELTRIGENDDVGDHNHQVPEEDSNPWAIVPDGYINRDGSEDSNIVLTSASGGQNRMVTTSVHMVKREEVEAKITAWQTAKVAKINNRFKRQDAVINGWLNEQVHKANSWMKKIERKLEERRAKAMEKTQNKVAKAQRKAEERRATAEGRRGTEVARVLEVANLMRAVGRPPAKRSFFAFS, from the exons ATGTTGACTTTGTACGGTCAAGAAAGGTCAGCGGACACCGCAAGTACGGGAGAGGCTTCCGATAGCAGGGATGAGACACCTTCGTCGGAGACCGTCGTGAGAGATATTCACGCCATGACTACGACTACGGAGCTTACTCGGTCACAACAAAGGGGAGTAGGAGGAGGATACTTGTCTCCGTCTAGGTCTATTGCTTTTAGCGACGGGACTGCTTCTTCCGGCGAGAATTTCACCACCGTGAGCAGAGAGTTCAACGCTCTAGTCATCGCCGGCTCTTCCATGGACAACAACATCAACGGGAATAACCAATCAGGCAGTGGTCACCGTGACGTCATACGTGACGAAAGGAACGAGCTGACTAGGATCGGCGAAAACGACGACGTTGGTGATCATAATCATCAGGTGCCTGAGGAAGATTCGAATCCTTGGGCGATCGTACCGGACGGTTACATTAACCGGGACGGTTCGGAGGATAGTAACATCGTGTTGACGTCAGCATCAGGTGGTCAGAATCGGATGGTGACGACTTCGGTGCATATGGTTAAGAGGGAGGAGGTGGAAGCGAAGATAACGGCGTGGCAAACGGCGAAAGTGGCTAAGATTAATAATAGGTTTAAGAGACAAGACGCCGTTATTAACGGTTGGTTGAATGAGCAGGTCCATAAAGCTAACTCTTGGATGAAGAAAATCGAG AGGAAATTGGAAGAAAGGAGAGCGAAGGCGAtggagaaaacacaaaacaaagtgGCTAAAGCTCAGAGGAAGGCAGAGGAGAGGAGAGCGACGGCGGAAGGAAGAAGAGGGACTGAGGTTGCTAGGGTTCTTGAAGTCGCTAATCTCATGAGAGCCGTGGGACGACCTCCGGCTAAAAGATCCTTCTTCGCTTTCTCCTAG